One stretch of Malus domestica chromosome 14, GDT2T_hap1 DNA includes these proteins:
- the LOC114820992 gene encoding uncharacterized protein: MPYRVRENLFIGNISDAAEILQNGSTEITHILSLLSSASISFFFEWKGLTIPTTEIKKVYAGGSGGASASEGDSGDGKKSCSASDKLLYLLEYAGKDLKLVRMGVPLRDMENEDLLDHLDVCLDFIDKSRKEGSVLVHCFAGVSRSAAIITAYLMRTEHLSQEDALNSLRQICKSVCPNDGFLDQLKMYENMGFKVDHASPIYRSFHLKVLGESYHRGNRIDSSIFGADPGVATEVASGVEATSNEGKTVKPAFRCKKCRRVVALQDNVVDHIPGEGEQSFGWRKRKSSNSYNKSEDSESECSSIFIEPLKWMAAVEEGAMEGKLFCVHCEARLGYFNWAGIQCSCGSWITPAFQLHKSRVDVSTI, translated from the exons ATGCCGTACCGTGTTCGTGAAAATCTATTCATCGGCAACATCAGCGATGCAGCAGAGATTCTCCAAAATGGTAGCACAGAGATCACGCATATTCTATCGCTTCTTAGTTCAGCGTCAATATCGTTTTTCTTCGAATGGAAGGGTTTAACAATTCCCACCACGGAAATTAAGAAGGTGTATGCTGGCGGGTCTGGTGGTGCCTCGGCTTCCGAGGGTGATTCCGGTGACGGGAAAAAAAGTTGTTCAGCGTCCGATAAGCTTCTGTACTTGTTGGAATATGCAGGCAAGGATTTGAAGCTGGTGAGAATGGGGGTTCCACTAAGAGATATGGAGAATGAAGATTTGTTGGATCATTTGGACGTGTGTTTGGATTTTATTGATAAGAGTAGAAAAGAGGGGTCTGTTTTGGTCCATTGCTTTGCTGGCGTGTCTAGAAG TGCAGCTATCATTACAGCATACCTGATGAGAACAGAACATCTATCACAAGAAG ATGCATTAAACTCCCTGCGGCAAATCTGCAAGTCTGTTTGCCCCAACGATGGTTTTCTTGATCAG CTAAAAATGTATGAGAATATGGGCTTCAAGGTGGATCATGCCAGCCCCATATATAGGTCCTTTCACCTGAAAGTATTAG GTGAATCTTATCATCGTGGGAATAGAATAGACAGTTCTATATTTGGAGCAGATCCTGGTGTGGCTACTGAAGTTGCCTCTGGAGTGGAAGCAACTTCAAATGAAGGAAAAACTGTTAAACCAGCTTTCCGCTGCAAGAAATGTCGAAGAGTTGTTGCATTGCAGGACAATGTTGTGGATCACATTCCGGGTGAGGGAGAGCAATCCTTCGGCTGGCGCAAGCGAAAAAGTAGCAACTCATATAACAAGTCTGAGGATTCTGAATCTGAATGTTCATCCATTTTTATTGAGCCTCTAAAGTGGATGGCAGCAG TCGAAGAAGGTGCAATGGAAGGAAAGTTGTTCTGTGTGCATTGCGAGGCTCGCTTGGGTTACTTCAATTGGGCAGGCATCCAATGCAGTTGCGGAAGCTGGATCACCCCTGCCTTCCAGCTCCATAAAAGCCGAGTTGACGTCAGCACCATCTAA